In one Plasmodium falciparum 3D7 genome assembly, chromosome: 14 genomic region, the following are encoded:
- a CDS encoding mitochondrial ribosomal protein S11 precursor, putative yields the protein MNVLSKNKSLVNYKTIFSSPIYMNICINHFVNKLINVYSAKSLKFTTLSSDAVKAITNLKESVKKPDKKKKNITRETLKNCQGHKRRYKLFGDREEFHNIDRDKNNLIIEPTDSFRAVITTSKNNVHIQVVNKSKNYKTIFGSFAGNVGFTKTLQQSERCAYRIGENIAKKCRRLGIFSIDIKFRRIMRVETVLQAMYANNLNITQIIHEPRLPKCGLNASKPRKRRRV from the coding sequence ATGAATGTTTTATCTAAAAACAAGAGCCTTGTTAATTATAAAACCATATTCTCAAGTCCCATTTACATGAATATATGCATAAACcattttgtaaataaattaataaatgtatattcaGCAAAAAGTCTAAAATTTACGACCCTTTCTTCAGATGCAGTAAAGGCAATAACGAATTTAAAAGAATCTGTAAAGAAGCcagataaaaaaaagaaaaacattaCAAGGGAGACACTTAAAAATTGTCAAGGTCATAAGAGAAGATACAAATTATTTGGTGATAGAGAAGAATTTCATAATATAGATagagataaaaataatttaataattgaACCTACAGATAGTTTTCGAGCTGTTATTACTACATCTAAAAATAATGTACATATTCAAGTTgtaaataaaagtaaaaattataaaaccaTATTCGGTTCCTTTGCTGGAAATGTTGGTTTTACGAAGACGTTACAACAAAGCGAAAGATGTGCTTATAGAATAGGAGAGAATATAGCTAAAAAATGTAGAAGACTTGGGATATTTTCTATTGATATAAAATTTAGGAGAATCATGAGGGTAGAAACTGTTTTGCAAGCTATGTATGCAAATAATCTTAATATAACACAGATAATACATGAACCTAGATTACCAAAATGTGGATTAAATGCTTCTAAGCCTAGAAAGAGAAGACGTGTGTAG